Part of the Longimicrobium sp. genome is shown below.
CAGGGTGGACCACTCCACGGGTGGGTCGTCCCCCGGAGGGGGCTGATCGTCGATGGTCGCGGGCATGCCGGTGTCCATGGTGCCTCCCGGATGGGGATGGAGATCGGGGGGCGGCGGAGTGCCGCTCCCGGTGCCGGCGGGCCCGTCCGAGCTGGCGCGCCGGGGCCTGGGAACGCGAAAAAGGGCAGTGGAAGTGGATTCCACGGCCCTTCTGCGCGTGTGTCTGGACGGCCCGCCCGGCGCGCTCCTCTTATCCGGGGGAGGCGGGGCTGGCCCAAAACGAAAAGGGGCGGTGGAATTGCTTCCACAGCCCCTTCTGCATCGATTTCCGGACGGCCGCTCCGGCGCGTCTCCCCGCCTCGCTCAGCGGGGGAAGATCACCCTCGCGGTGCCGTTCCCGTGAGACAAACTACAGGATTTTTCCAGGAATCTCAAGGGAGATTGGACAAATTCGGACGATGGATCAATCCCGCTTATCCTTGGGTAGATCAGTGGTTTAGGGAGATGCTAAAATTTTCTCTTCGTCCATTTCATGTACTCCGGAGGGGACGACGTTCTCTCACCTTCCGGACGCTCTCCCCGCCATCAGGGGCGATGGTCCTGGAGCGCGGAGATCTCGAGGTAGAGGAGGAGCCGGTCGGGCGAGGCAGCGCGGGTGCGGCGCTCCAGCTCGGCGATGGCGGCGAGGACCTGCTCGCGGGTGAGGCCGCGGCGGAAGGTGACGTCCAGCGTGACCAGCACCTCGTGCGGGGCCAGCTGCATGGTGCGGATGCGGCGCACGTCCGCGTCGTACATTCCCGCGGCCGCGGCGGTGATGCATTCCACGATGTCCGCGTCCGCGCGCTCGCCGATCAGCAGCCCCTTGCTCTCCACCAGCAGCACCCCCGCCACCCCCGCCATCACCAGCCCCACCCCGACGGAGGCGGCGCCGTCGAAGTACGGGTTGTCCAGCAGGTGGCCCAGGAACACGCCCAGGAACGCCAGCGCGATTCCCGCCATGTCGGCGATGTCCTCCAGCACCACCGAGAAGAGCGACGGGTCCTTGCCCTCGCGGATGGCGGCCCAGAAGCCGCGGCCGCCGGCGCTCTCGCGGAACTGGCGCAGGCCGACCACGAGCGAGCCGCCGTCGAACAGCGCGGCGAAGCCCAGCACCGCGTAGTTCCACGCCGGCGATTTCAGCGGCTCGGGGTGGAGAAGGTGCCGGATGCCTTCGTAGACGGAGAGCCCGCCGCCCAGCGCGAAGAACAGGATGGCGACGATCAGGCTCCAGAAGTACAGCTCGCGCCCGTGGCCGAACGGGTGCTCCGGCGTGGGCGGGCGGCGGCTCCGGCGCCGGCCGAGCAGGAGCAGCAGCCCGTCGCACGCGTCCACCAGCGAGTGCACGCCCTCCGCCGCCATCGCCGAGCTGCCGGTGAAGGACGCGGCGGTGAACTTGGTCGCGCCGATCGCCACGTTGGCCGCGATCGATGCGTAGATCGCCGCGGCGGACTCCTTCGCCATCCGTGCTCCTCGCCCGAAAACCGCCACGACCGCCGCGACGACGTCATCCCGAGCCGTCCCCGCGCGCTTCGCGGCCACGATAGCTGTCAGCCGCCGGGGAGGGGGCCGGCTGCGTCCGTGGCGGGCGCTTCGGGGGAGCAGGCGCCGTGCCGTCCACATCGACCCCGTGGGTGGCGAAGAATCCGGCGGTCACACCATTTTGATGGAGGCCGGCAGGCCGGTCATCGATTTAGCGGTACGTGAAACGCTCGGGCCGCGAGCGCGTACGGACGTCCGGTCCAGCTCGCCCGATCCCCCTTCAGCGTTGGGAGATGTGCCCATGAACCTCGATTCGGTGATCAAGCTCCTGGTCATCTGCTCCGTCATCGTCCTCCCGGCGATCGCGGTGACGGCGCGGTTCGCCCTGAAGCCGATCGTCGACGCGATCCTGCGGCTGAAGGAAGGGGGGATTCTTCCCGAGGGCGCGGCCGCGGGCACCCTGGCGGGCGAGGTGCGCCTGGCGCGCGCCGAGCTGCAGAGCCTGCGCGACGAGGTCGCGGCGGTGAGGGACGAGATGGCGCGGCTGCAGGAGGCCGAGAGCTTCCACCGCTCCCTTGGCTATGCGCCCGGCACCGAGCCGCCCGCGCTCCCGGCCGGGCAGGAATCCTGAGGCTTCCGTGAGGCGGCCAGCGTCGCGCCTCCGCGGCTCCCGTGCGTGGATGTGCGCCGCGGGGGCGGCGCTCGCGTGCGCGTGCGGGCGAGAGGCGCCGGCGCGGGAGCTGCCGCCGGCGGCGCCGTACCGCGGGCCGGCGGCGCGGGCGCCGACCAACCAGCTGCGCGTGATCGCATCGAGCGCCGGCGCCGTGGTCACCCGCGCGGACTCGG
Proteins encoded:
- a CDS encoding cation diffusion facilitator family transporter yields the protein MAKESAAAIYASIAANVAIGATKFTAASFTGSSAMAAEGVHSLVDACDGLLLLLGRRRSRRPPTPEHPFGHGRELYFWSLIVAILFFALGGGLSVYEGIRHLLHPEPLKSPAWNYAVLGFAALFDGGSLVVGLRQFRESAGGRGFWAAIREGKDPSLFSVVLEDIADMAGIALAFLGVFLGHLLDNPYFDGAASVGVGLVMAGVAGVLLVESKGLLIGERADADIVECITAAAAGMYDADVRRIRTMQLAPHEVLVTLDVTFRRGLTREQVLAAIAELERRTRAASPDRLLLYLEISALQDHRP